In Aythya fuligula isolate bAytFul2 chromosome 21, bAytFul2.pri, whole genome shotgun sequence, the DNA window agatgaaaaagaaaatatttgttcaggaagaaaaaataaactcgTGCATAATCTCGTTAAAGTCTATGGCTTACCTGCTTTCTTTCCAAACTCTCCCTCCAACTCAGCCTGTGCACCTGTGAGAGGTAGATCCACCATCTCCAAGCTCACCACTTCTGCCAGTGACTCCTCTCTACTCCATAAAACTTTTCCTGGTAAGAAATATGAGTAGGATATTGggacaaatcaaaataaagtaaGAGCATACGACACATCTGTGCTATGCCTAGTTACATTAGCTGGTGTTACTCATAAAGCCCTTTTCATCTTAATCTCCGAGAAAACACTTCTGGAGGAAAAATCATTACTTGGTATAGAAATATCTTCCTGGTGCTTCAAATGCAAATCATTGTTCTTCATTAAACGCAAAATAGAATATACCTAATAAAACACACTTTGCTTTTTCATGGACAGACCGATACATTATGCAACTGGAGCCACTAatgcaaaaaaacaaatcaaaaagcaCAAGAACACTAAAAccaatttaatgttttaaaagggTTGAAATCTGTAAagtttattcaaaatatttaatattcagtATGAACTTAGAGATGTCTTTTAACCCCTATAATATTCATGTCACCAAAATGGACTTTCAACCCTTTGTCCAAATTAGCATTTCTGCCAGGAGgatttttcctgaagaaactTTGAGGAAACTTTACAACACAGCTTAGGCTCTCATCCTACATTAAGAGTTttgaaatctaaaataaataaatcaaaataaaaatccaaaggTTCTGTCTGTACAAACAACACCACAGAATAGTTTCCTATGAAAGATGTGAAAGAGGGTGAAAGATGATGCAAGCCTCCAGTATCTTTCAGGAGATACAGTTTCAGGGGATAAAGCTCAAGAGATTTCAATTAATTTTGGTAGTTTCCAAAGAACACATTCATAAGATACAAGAACTGGGTTGTACAGCACTGGAATCTTCTCATCCTACAACAAGAAGGTAtaaactggtaaaaaaaaaaaaaaaaaaaaaaaaaaaaaaaaacagaccaggTTAGCTGTTCGTGCCAATTACCTGGCTGCTGAAGGAACATCAGCATGTGGTCTTCTGTTTGCACCAATGCTCGATAGCCTACAGAGTCATCCTTCTTCAGGAAAACTTGGATatatagctggaaaaaaataaaaggcgAGCAAAACAGTAAGGTTAATGATCACATCACCTtcctggaggaaagcaaaaccTCAGGCCTCTGAGGTGAAATGAGCAAGCAGTACAATTGCACCCAGTAATCCTGTACATTCACAGAATGCCTTGCATCTCATCTGGGCAGCTCTACAAATCCTGCCAAATCAGGGTATAAGGGTATCACAAGTCTCATAAATCACAGGATTGAAGTAATCTCTCCCTGCTCACCTGCTCTGGTTTGGCACCGTTATGCTCCAGGTTAAAGGTAATTGTGGTATCCAACAACCTTTGTCCAGTTTCAACCAGGTAGAGATTAATGTTGTAGGTTTGATTGGAACAGGTTAAGGATTCCTGTAAtatcatgcaaaaaaaaaaaaaaaaaagctgagttGAACTTAAATGCCACGCCAAATTCTGCACAAGAACTTCATGTTGAGCAAGAACTATGGCTTCTAGATGGTTCTGCATTATTTGTGTGGAAGTGGTACAACACCTTTTACATTTTGCTCCAacaagcaaaggaagaaaatggactGTCAAGTATTTCCATTCTTGAGAACAACCTGCCTTATACCTGTTTCTGGGAATCCTCCAGAGCATTTCCTGCATAAAGGTCATCAGAGTTTACAGGTTTCTGAAATGAGAAGAGGTAACATGGCTTGAGTCCTCAATggaagtataaaaaataaaaataaaatgttttttgagtGCCTGACAAGTCTCAGCTTGACTCTAAAATCAGGCAGGAGATAGTTCTGATAAAGTTCACATCAGTAAAGTAGATTTCTGGGTTACACACTAGCAACATAGCACTAGccaatgctaaaaaaaaaaaaaaaaaaaaaaaaaaaaaaaaaagcaggctgtACATAGGACAGCATGCCTCACCAAGCCAGAGATAGCCTTAGCTGAATGTAATCAAGATCTGCTTGCATGACCATTGACATCCTACGTCTGAGAAGATAATTAAATCTTGCTCTCTCAAGCTCCTAGTCACCCCTTGGCCTGTGAAGGAAAACACTTGCAGAACCCACCCCAAGGAACAGCCACACTATGGAGCTCTGCTACATAGTACCAGCAAATTGCACCAACCAGTTCACTCCTGCAGGtcagcacagcagccacagtCTTCTCTCCAGTTGTTGCAAAGCTCACCAGGgctgcctgaaaaataaataaataaataaaagaagcagaaagtcataaaacaaacaagaaaaacccCCAAACTCAACAAAAACTACCCGTGAAACAAATTAAGCCAGTGCAGAATTAACAGATAAGCTTTCACAgtcaatttttaaattgtattgtttcaccaaaaacaaacaaaaaaaaccctctagAACTGAAAATACTCCTCAGAAAGGTCACATAGATACACGCATCTCTCCATCCACCTCAAACCCAGGAAGCCATCTCAACGCTGACAGTTACCAGCAACAAAGTATAACAAAACCCATGTTTGGAAACATGTCAGCTGATGCTATAAATGCAATCAAATGGTTTTCAGATGTTGCAGCAGAGAACacaattgaaaaaaagaagctcAGCAGCTTGTTAAAAACACCTAGCACaggggtgtttgtttttaagctgtaaTCAGCCCTCTCAGTTAAATGCTCTTTTTTGGTTACCTGTTGGAAGTCTCGAAGGTGGCTGAGCAGCCCATGTTTGTACTGCAGCAGAGAGAAGTGGGTAGGAGACAATTGCAAGAAGAACTGAGTCCGTGAGGCATTGATTAGATTGGGTTGAGTGGCCAATACCCTGGGCTGGAAGCCATCAGCAAACTCCAGGTCAAGTGACTGTGGAAAGGAAACAAGCATATGTTGTCatgaaaactttttcttcagtgaaacgAATAGCTTCCTTTTATCAGCAGCAATATACGCTTTATGAAAAAGTTccatcaggaaataaaaaaaagagagaaaaagcaaggaaagctgGATTACCCTTGAAGCAAAGCTCTAGAGACATCAATCCAGAAGTACTGATTTAGACACAATATGtagttttctctcctttccttcaaCTTCTTGATCATGCCCACCCCCAACACACACCTCTTCAGTCATTCTGCAGTTTGAGAGTAGAACTGCTGTACTCCCAGGCTCAGTCAGGCCCCAGATTAGTTGGTCAATGAATTGTGTACCGTGCACTCTCAGCACTGCTCACCTGCAGCGGGATCTGCTTCATCTCCTGCTCTGTCTCCAAGGAGCAAACATAAAGAGAATGCGTATCCACGTCTGCGCACACCAGCACTGCCTCCCCCACCACGCTGCATGCTCCGTTTAAGCTCTTCAGCCACGGGGCTGCTACTTTGGTCTGCCAATTGAGACATAATGAAGATGTCAACGGCATAAAAGTCTTCAAAGAAAACTCGGCCACAGCCAAAGATATTTAAgatagaattatttttacacATGACCCCAGAATAAACTGTCTATCAAGCTGTGATTTCCAAAATGGTCTTGACTAGCAACTACAAGGACAATTAAGATTGCTTTCAGGGCATTCAATGGTGAAATCCATTTCTTGGCCAGGAGGCAATGCCATGGTGAAAGGGAAGTTTAATTGCATCACACTAACAATTAATTACTCTGCACAACACGTTTATTAACATCAAGCTCAACATTTTGGAGCCATGATCAAGCATTACCTGTTCTGTGATTTCTCCATCTTCTACACTGAACGTTAAAACATTCAAGTGGCTCTGGGGAACGATTCCAAGCACATGGATCACTCCAGTCCCACGGGAATATAACAGCTGGTACCGAGTACTCTCACTGCAAGAGAAGCAGTGGCAATGAAGCACCTCTTTCTCATGTTATCGTTTGCAGAAGCATAAGACAAGTACAGCATCCTTTCAGCCCCAAGGCATCAGAGTCTGACAGAAGTTTATGCTTCTACTGAAAATACATTCTCACCTTTCTGGTAAGTGTTCTACCCATTTCAGGTGCCCGTTGGACAGGTAGTGAAGGGAGATAGCTGCCTTCTTCAGGACTGCCACGTACTTCACCGTGTCCTGTAGCCCCACCAAACTAGCTGTCTGGAAACTAAACACAAATCAGAGACAATGAATTAGAAAGTAATTTTTAGGACAAAAATCACCCTATTTGAACACCCCCTTCAAATGTTTAAAACCTATCTTGAAGTACAACTTACAAGTCACTTTAGCTATCCTTGCTGATTTCGAGCCTGATCATTTGACTGGAATCTAAATAGCCCAATGCAAACACGTTTAACATTGTatgtgggaagaaaagaaaacacccatgaaataaaaagtgtaTCTTCTACTACTGGTTAGCTAAGacataaaaacagcattaaatttAACTAATTGTGCATCGCTATAGAATTTATCCAGATGTTATTTTGGAAACCTCGCATCCAATATATCCCCATAACACAGATCCAAAGTAGGAGACCCCTTTCCTCCACTGTAGGCCACCATGACAAAGGGAAGAACACAGCCCAAACACAAGCCCTACCTGCCAGTGTCCAGCGACGTCTCCCAGTTCAGCCCTCCAATGTTGGTCTCCCAGGAACGCAGAATGCGCCCAGCATTGGACACGGTGATCGCATCTGctcaagaaacaaacacaaagcttACGTCCACCACAACTCCACAAAGCAAGGAGCTCTGGCAAGCCTCGCAGATCCCAACACACAGCTGAGGTCCTGTTTTAAGGCCAAGCGCTCACACCTGCCTGCTCTCCTTACCCTGCCCGTGGACCAGCATCGCATCTATCGCTCCTTCGGGGGTTCCTTTGTCTACATGGCGCCACACTGAAAGAAACACGGTTAAATGAGAATGAGATTCACTCCCCAAGAGTATTtagctgttgttatttttaaaacccaGCTTTTTAGagcaaaaaacaacagcagggcGCAGCCTGCCTGCCCTAATGAAGCACCTGaagctcccccagcccagcaccgcgctgccctcagccccccacGGCTCCAGCCGCGCTCTGCACCCCGCGGCCCTGCTTCACTCACGGATTTCGCCGTTCCTGGAGCTGAGCGCGGCCACCACGTTCTGCTGGGTGGCCGCCAGCAGCTTCTTGGAGCCCTGCGCGGCCTCCAGGGAGGCGAACTTCAGCTTCCCCACGTACTGCTGCCTCCTGCGGGGACACAAGACGCCGGGCCCGTGAGGCGGCCCGAGGGCAGAGCAACCCCCGGGGGCACCCCCCAAGCACTCACCAGTCGAATTTCCCCACTTGGTCCTCGTAGACGGCAGCCCCCAgcggcaccagcagcagcagcgcccacAGCCCCGCCGCCATGGCAGCAGCCACCAAGCTCCCAGCGTGCCCCGCCACAGGAAACCGGGGCTTTAACACCTCCCTAGGGCTGCGCTCAACGCTGCCTGAGTAAAAACCCGGACCTAGAACCGCGGCGGTATCCCCACAGCAGCCCGAAAAGGGTCGGGGTGAGGGGAAGCGgcggcagccccagcccctgacAGGGGAGCCGGAGCCAGCCCCGGCCCCCACAGCGGGCAGCCCGTCGCCGCCTCTCCCAGCAGCCCCCGCGGCGGCCGGGGCCCCGCAGGCGCCATGCCGAAATCCAGGCGAGACCGCAAGGGtgagcccccagctcccctccccgGCTGTTCCCCCCTCAGCTCCCTTCACTAATGTGTATTATTTCCCCGTAGTGTCCCTGACGAAGACGCCCAAGAAGGGGCTGGAGGCCAAGCAGGCGCTGATCGCTGAGGTGAGCCCCGCGCGGTCGCCGCGtttcccccattcccccccacacacctcaCGGTGCGCTCCCCGCTGACGGCTCTTCACACAGCTGCGGAAATGCGCCGACACCTACAAGCACATCTTCGTCTTCTCCGTCGCCAACATGAGGAACAGCAAGCTGAAGGATGTCCGCAACGCCTGGAAGCACAGCCGGTGAGCTGCCGGCCccggggtggggaaggggggatTGGGATTCAAGGCGCttctccaccccccccccctcctccttcacctcctctcTCTCCGCAGGATTTTCTTCGGGAAGAACAAAGTCATGATGGTGGCGCTGGGGAAGGAGCCGAGCAGCGAGTACAAAGAGAACTTGCACCAGGTGGGTGCTGAGGGCAGCAGGGGATGCTGGCCAGGGCCTCCCAAAGCCGTGTCTGGCTTGGGCTGGCCGTGGAACAGAATGCCCCCCTCATGGGTTCACCTGGTTCCTTTTTCTGCATGTATCGTGTGCTGTTTAATCTGCCCCTGCACACAGATGTGCAAAAGGGGTGGATAATAATCAAGGCTGAGTATTAAAAACGGTTCTAGGGTCTGTTTCGAAGCTTATCCTGACATACAGGACTGAACTCTAGAAAACAGTGACCTGGATGTTGCCTCAGCCCCCACGTGgtttatttcttccaggtcaGCAAACACCTGAGGGGGGAAGTTGGTCTCCTCTTCACCAACCGCACCAAAGAGGAGGTGGATGAGTAAGTACCACATGTCCATGTGATGGCTGTGACTCTGAAGTACAGAATGGCCTCTTTCTCATCTCCCTGACTACCTCACTTACTGCTGCTCTGATTTATGCTACCTCAAGTAGCAGTGCTGGTTTTTAAGGTATTTCCAGCAGTAGGGAGCAGCACAAAGCCTGCAGTTAAGCgctgccttcctctgctccccacgaaaacaaacaaaaaaaaaaatggagcaatcTGCCCAGAGAGCATTCCTGTAGCTCATCCTCTCGTTGCCCATCTGTCTCAGTTGGTTCTCCAAGTTCAAGGAGGTGGACTTCGCACGAGCAGGGAACAAGGCAACTTACACTGTCAGGCTTGACACAGGACCCTTGGAGCAATTTCCCCACTCCATGGAGCCTCAGTTACGGCAGCTGGGATTGCCAACAGCTTTAAAGAAAGGTACGTGAGGTGGCTGCTTCAGTTTTGGTCTATAAGGTCTGTGCAGGCTGTTTTAAGGAGAGCATTACAGTCAAGTGTAACGAGAACTGAGTGTTGGAGAAAACCTGGTGGAAACCTTTCTCCTTGTACAGGTGGTgctcaaatttatttatttttttttattcctcttgcaCTATCTTTCCCAAACCCAAGTCACAGGAGCAGGGAAGCAACTGACTTTCTGCCATCCTTTTTTCGGTGCAAACAGCTGGGCCTAGCCTATAGCCAGCACACTGGCATCCAAATCAGAAGCcagatgcattttgtttgtttgtttttaggctATTACAAGAGCTTTTGTTCCCGCAGGTGTGGTGACGTTACTTTCAGATTATGAAGTCTGCAAAGAAGGGGACATTCTGACGCCTGAACAAGCCCGTGTGCTGGTGAGTAATGTGACACAGCACCTGCACAAGTCTGCCTCTGAATTTCTGCAGAGACAGAATCATTGTTTGGTTCAATTCTGCTCATGGGTCTCAGTTCTCAGACTGAGGTGTGCAGTCCTTCGCATCAATCAGGGCAATGCAGTGAATATCCTAAAGGGGGTGCCAAAACTCTGCTTTGCCTCTGCAGCGATAAAGCTGAACACCAGGGTTTAACAGCCAGGCTGAAAAAACAGCAATCCAAGATGTGTTGGAGGCCAAGGTGGTTGTTCAGTATGTGCTACTTTGGTGTTCCTTAAATCCAAGCAATCAAGGAAATGGGCAGCACCAACTCTTGGCTGCTAGGGAAATTCAGTTCCATGTAATATTTCTCAAAACCAGCTTATATGGTACCTGTATTGTTAAACTGGCCACAGAGACAACAGCGCAGAATGACAGGTTTCTGCTCTATCCTAGAAACTCTTCGGCTACGAGATGGCAGAGTTTAAAGTGACCATCAAATTTGTGTGGAACTCTGAGACAGGAGAATTCCAGAAGCTTGTGGCAGacgaggaagaggaagaagatgaagaggaagaagacaaTGACATCTGTGAGGACTAGCAGCAGTCCTTGTGTTTGGACGTTAGACAGATCTCTGTTTTAGAGATGAAAGGGGAGGATGTTTTCCTTGCCTGTTTGCAGGGAGAGGATGTATGGCTAACTCAAATCTTGTTAAAAGATGATCTatgcttttttaatataaatgtatataaaactTCAGCTTGGTGTCGGTGCTGTATGAGTGCTGCTGGGATCCAAGGAAATCCCAAGACTCCTGTTTCATTAGGATCCAGTTTAGCTCTGTAGACGACTTAAGCCAGGTTTAGTTCTGGGTGCAGAGTTGAAGACTCTGGCAAATGCTCATCCTATGTACACCAACTACTTGGTAATTGTTTTGACATAACACACCTGATACTAGGTAAGGTTATCAGTTTGGGCTCATGTTCTGATAAGAGCTACTGCTGCCAGGGAAATACCA includes these proteins:
- the MRTO4 gene encoding mRNA turnover protein 4 homolog, with amino-acid sequence MPKSRRDRKVSLTKTPKKGLEAKQALIAELRKCADTYKHIFVFSVANMRNSKLKDVRNAWKHSRIFFGKNKVMMVALGKEPSSEYKENLHQVSKHLRGEVGLLFTNRTKEEVDDWFSKFKEVDFARAGNKATYTVRLDTGPLEQFPHSMEPQLRQLGLPTALKKGVVTLLSDYEVCKEGDILTPEQARVLKLFGYEMAEFKVTIKFVWNSETGEFQKLVADEEEEEDEEEEDNDICED